From Plasmodium brasilianum strain Bolivian I chromosome 7, whole genome shotgun sequence, the proteins below share one genomic window:
- a CDS encoding hypothetical protein (conserved Plasmodium protein) — translation MPEEDKGKNIKISKTFCSSDDGKGTSLLEMNNVRVQSYTRNIRIEDLKYLRSIEALTLSNFYLLYVYLKDIYFIFLNFVIFLNREETMVLDVLEESNNAFLFNTKIQDFDVFLECIKRYMEDKKHHSIVNDIGTKSSGSIKSSSNSNCIHNSENHSTNNSEGGARSNVSPHNVGNKKEECKKMEVGKNGETHEKAPEEGKRKKKNNNGTGNGSGSGSGSGSGSGRSSSCIGDKVKEGGHFDYVNELLSRLYSEEEIKFLNIDRIINDKVKKENILNKSIKINNNVCIYKLSYLYFNDKLKRIRLDYIFNLILFNKKRNKKENTDNGAEQMKQSKNGDSNSSANNSSANNSSGYNRSGYNRSGYNSGSNYYYIYEGQFLLYLSHFKYYIFSFFLYSYVKYAKCCKNIEEGESNRNDSGTTGRYNNRREDGTKRVYINNKGGNNMWKFLYNEEDNMKNILNVVSYILNFVNNVLNNLDIVLKREKIDLNENKKWDKKEQVDMYTSEFINDILKNIFSFKYINLDHLDFALSCIILLNIRTHNYNVQFYFYLNNKYESFFHLFRKYNASICLWNNLRSANYFRFFEDLKLLSIIEKCCLFLNLKNIRLEYIYNILYAANNRNKFSVNIKLIDECLNFYNIKRTIYFLTCLGMEIKNERIFFNMSNRERDENKLRCFLLDNKDECIKSFSKVYEECIDDYTYIIYQEKIFEKNKCFFKYDLPSLIYFAHC, via the exons ATGCCAGAAGAAGATAAgggaaaaaacataaaaatttctaAAACGTTTTGTTCTTCGGATGATGGTAAAGGAACGTCATTGCTGGAGATGAACAATGTTAGGGTTCAG AGTTATACACGAAACATTAGAATAGAAGACTTAAAATACTTGAGGAGTATTGAGGCACTAACTCTAAGTAACTTTTATCTACTGTACGTGTACCTGaaggatatatattttatttttcttaattttgttatattcttAAATAGAGAGGAAACAATGGTATTAGATGTGCTGGAGGAATCAAATAATGCATTCCTCTTTAATACCAAGATACAGGACTTTGACGTTTTCTTGGAATGTATAAAGCGTTATATGGAGGACAAAAAACATCATAGCATTGTCAATGATATAGGTACTAAAAGCAGTGGTAGCATCAAAAGCAGCAGCAACAGTAACTGCATTCATAACAGTGAAAACCATTCGACTAATAACTCAGAGGGAGGTGCACGGAGTAATGTAAGCCCACACAATGTTGgtaataaaaaggaagaatgtaaaaaaatggaagtcGGCAAAAATGGGGAAACTCATGAAAAGGCACCTGAAGAAgggaagagaaaaaaaaaaaataataatggtaCTGGCAATGGTAGTGGCAGTGGTAGTGGTAGTGGTAGTGGTAGTGGCCGTAGCAGCAGCTGCATCGGTGATAAAGTTAAAGAGGGTGGACACTTCGATTACGTAAACGAACTACTTAGCCGATTGTACTCAGAAGAGGAGATaaagtttttaaatatagataGAATAATAAACGATAAGGTAAAAAAGGAGAACATTTTGAACAAGTccataaaaattaacaacAATGTTTGCATTTATAAACTGTCctatctttattttaatgataaattaaaacgAATAAGATTAgactatatttttaatttaatactgtttaataaaaaaagaaataaaaaagaaaatactgATAATGGGGCAGAACAGATGAAGCAAAGCAAAAATGGGGATAGCAACAGTAGTGCCAATAACAGTAGTGCCAATAACAGTAGCGGCTATAACAGGAGCGGCTATAACAGGAGCGGCTATAACAGCGGCAGCAACTACTACTACATTTATGAAGGGCAATTTTTGTTATACCTAtcacattttaaatattatattttttccttcttcttATACTCTTATGTTAAATATGCCAAGTGctgtaaaaatattgagGAGGGGGAGAGTAATAGAAATGACAGCGGTACCACTGGGAGATATAACAATAGAAGAGAGGATGGTACAAAGAGGGTGTATATAAACAACAAAGGTGGTAACAACATGTGGAAATTTCTTTACAACGAAGAAgacaatatgaaaaatattttaaatgtagtatcgtacatattaaattttgtaaataatgtATTGAATAATTTAGATATAGtattaaaaagagaaaaaattgatttaaatgaaaataaaaaatgggacAAAAAAGAGCAAGTAGACATGTACACTTCTGAATTCATTAATGatatactaaaaaatattttttcttttaaatatattaatcttGATCATTTAGATTTTGCTTTGTCATGTATAATTCTGCTTAATATACGCActcataattataatgtgcaattttatttttatctcaATAATAAGTATGAGAGCTTCTTTCATCtctttagaaaatataatgcaTCTATCTGCTTATGGAATAACC TACGAAGCGCAAACTACTTCCGCTTCTTCGAAGACTTGAAGTTGCTGTCTATAATTGAAAAATGCTGTTTATTTTTGAAcctaaaaaatatacgattggagtacatatataacatacTTTATGCTGCAAACAATAGGAATAAATTTAGCGTAAATATAAAGCTCATTGATGAATGcttaaatttttacaatataaaaagaaccatatatttcttaacaTGCTTAggaatggaaataaaaaatgaaagaatattttttaacatgtCTAATAGGGAAAGAGacgaaaataaattaagatgTTTTCTCTTAGATAATAAAGATGAATGCATCAAAAGTTTTTCTAAAGTGTATGAAGAATGTATTGAtgattatacatatattatttatcaagaaaaaatatttgaaaagaataaatgttttttcaaatatgaCTTACCGAGTTTGATATATTTTGCGCACTGTTGA
- a CDS encoding hypothetical protein (conserved Plasmodium protein) produces the protein MGESAKTKIKRIMESPYSIELQSLDQAKSNVLLRNLLGIIRSDKSLNIFLFNHDEIMDSMDHDHLRAIILIRTNEYEKFYKHIPIIASLKKIPFVLIERNYFNTIEFNILPDTSHIGIRNLQKENDNFSSIHDQVDKLILLINSYYVSLDIPYLFSHPSYVNTKFKVERVHGKAYAKNLSRKERKKIRKSLKKNNI, from the exons ATGGGAGAGAGTGCCAAAAcgaaaattaaaagaataatggAATCGCCCTATAGCATCGAACT acAATCACTAGATCAAGCGAAAAGCAACGTGTTGCTGAGAAATCTGTTAgg aattattagGTCCGATAAATCtctgaatatttttttatttaaccaTGATGAAATTATGGACAGTATGGACCATGACCACCTGAGAGCTATTATACTAATCAGGACAAACGA GTacgaaaaattttataagcACATCCCTATCATAGCATCCTTGAAGAAGATTCCGTTCGTATTGATTGAACGCAA CTATTTTAACACAATCGAGTTTAACATTTTACCTGACACAAGTCATATAGGAATAAGAAATTTGCAGAaggaaaatgataatttttcttcaattCATGATCAAGTAGACAAATTAATCCTTTTAATTAATTCCTATTATGTTTCATTGGACATTCCGTATTTGTTTAGTCACCCTT cTTATGTGAACACAAAATTTAAAGTTGAAAGGGTACATGGGAAAGCATATGCCAAGAACTTATCgcgaaaagaaagaaagaaaattagaaaatcattgaagaaaaataatatatga
- a CDS encoding hypothetical protein (conserved Plasmodium protein): MAVKKSKTSTFFNFTKENKRSFRERDRAHNEVINDSSDDLLLGNIPDLNEDTKKKMGIPKRIQIKKSFRLLKREKKLLDNLDSEKKEKVEHLLRVRKAVLKSKGEKVYVKKKKKKKKKKKRKEKKRKEKKRKEYNDVI, encoded by the exons atggcagtaaaaaagagtaaaactagcaccttttttaatttcaccAAGGAAAATAAACGCAGTTTTCGCGAAAGAGACCGAGCTCATAATGAAGTG ATTAACGACAGTTCGGATGATTTGCTTTTAGGAAACATTCCAGACTTAAATGAGGAcacgaaaaagaaaatgggCATTCCTAAAAggattcaaataaaaaaaagttttag ATTATTAAAGAGGGAAAAGAAATTGCTAGATAATTTAGACtcagaaaaaaaggaaaaggtgGAGCATTTATTGAGAGTACGCAAAGCAGTGTTGAAATCCAAAGGGGAAAAagtttatgtaaaaaaaaaaaaaaaaaaaaaaaaaaaaaagaaaagaaaagaaaagaaaagaaaagaaaagaaaagaaaagaatacaATGATGTAATATGA
- a CDS encoding hypothetical protein (conserved Plasmodium protein): MLVPPQFYNGEIVVDLDNTIFKLEAEKVIELYKKSIYNYLFNSGYSKNDEATVVSAINVDKRIRDLKKERLKNMGYNVQFISILLTFSIIYFACKGIIEHFKSRHKKTLPEVNKKLKK; the protein is encoded by the coding sequence ATGTTGGTACCTCCTCAATTTTACAACGGTGAGATAGTAGTAGATTTGGATAATACCATATTTAAACTTGAGGCAGAAAAGGTGATAGAGTTATATAAGaagagtatatataattatttatttaattcaggatattcaaaaaatgacGAAGCAACTGTTGTAAGTGCTATTAATGTTGATAAGAGAATCagagatttaaaaaaagaaagactTAAAAATATGGGATATAACGTTCAATTCATATCTATATTGTTAACTTTCtcaataatttatttcgCATGTAAGGGCATAATCGAACATTTTAAGAGTCGTCATAAAAAAACCTTACCCGaggttaataaaaaattaaagaaatga
- a CDS encoding hypothetical protein (conserved Plasmodium protein), with translation MPILQRSCSLLLLKNGSSYVRKCFNSFSEGIEEILGNSKASNKWRKEIQELKRNTQIKKDDVDINEINYLIRKDKKNKKRKEQLRGELVSCINDDRSVERNVNEEVVEEDEIEKGDNINNSCSNSNNDKEKFNLFHMGNRTMKNVNLDKKKLYELYESINSYDKWDVEKINYTNSKTAETKTIVVEKRFNTSLGSDRDIFHIDNYYDMFEEDGNNGSATNTEVLEDDRDLAKIGGKNQYSKMFPPNDPRVTLEVQNDYYFADEDIYFFNHFNDSNYSQFLETIDCNKNVYFNYLNRKKPIKNLSSRQIVEVLLCHSRGLFHEGEVGILGKTEIDVYEHMGCKKNIGVVHSNHDYPNFRNSYTIFNSVKHEKKDFSRKGGVITPGDRVILERLVDAVYVDAEIVGNKNNSSGVNDGNDRSHYGSADLYRRSCSNRLLYANLLNRIEFISLSFSLKESIFIIAFFYLQNSLPLEVLNKLMQNFLCQLQLLSIEQVLILLKIYGTWKNNYDDFVHALLIYFFNIRITSGSGTGAYVGGTADSHYWSARKAEKESTKARGIAQGIAKETATGIAQGIEEGNANIATRGKEREGHTNNPSRDATMIDITNNIIFLKICLQNNIRINKALIIFYSKRHLPFYKKEDFLLIFQCFYFLTDKKSNSIFREMIKHFPFQLSKEIQEKEKKLTSSINLEKLAKLERSTNSSSLTCLTNIRKILQEPRKIAVLKLNFEELQIVLSSLNNMNSSEFYENVKLCLTNDYYNFNDIFKAEKTLNGLEEYDHECEHERRHEYVHKHMHLHEQLAGERLGKSSCTRDNNSLRHKRLLQVNIHVINFLIFHNIITMISEFVAFPFFRRNDLFDLMKNEKQSNDKIDFNDEEVTFDILIKMNTHRVDENICIKELSSSERYNEIDNSTNGNEAHIDTAYIGSGLVRLSAIDVKDLFICNRDDLNKFLYHYEKIILKKVSLTFLTNCIYFINEYITSFKKILLLDICTKVSEDILFVLSFLYLKFLVIMNSLNGCNKKIMLFHYSKIVPLNYEVIRRKEKLSSYVFLYYNLIKGSKEHNRQLPQNEWKTSDKNLLCNNSYLLSNSIFNTLFLIFQNFFDTIKLNFSTTIFTCNINIMLLTLSLYTYNMIRGRGNYSGGTNSSSATNYLGATNCIGATNYYDSCLNLSPDTLSNNSSDIVARGSIAISKEISATLLGLMDSIISFFSVYKSRYYEGRLSDSEVIHLVRALSYFISALHFYENIDKNGLSKKSSSCIVAGHPNIDSCVGHTSDEGEKNKKKIIEFYHYSLSFFISDLRKICFSDLTEINILEMFEAVSRIYILISLNNISSEEVVLILNQLMWYIVKNEMYISKDNYHFIVNSCINMKHNRAFFIPCQIFDWKAYAQLMQECLEHYIIKKEKEIIKKNSNSSVHE, from the exons ATGCCCATCCTCCAGAGGAGTTGTTCCCTATTGTTGTTGAAGAATGGTTCAAGTTATGTACGTAAATGTTTCAATAGTTTTAGTGAAGGGATTGAAGAAATTTTAGGTAACAGTAAGGCATCAAATAAATGGAGGAAAGAGATACAAGAGTTAAAAAGGAACacacaaataaaaaaggatgaCGTTGATATTAACGAAATAAATTACTTGATCAGGAAAGACaagaagaacaaaaaaaggaaggaaCAACTAAGAGGTGAGCTAGTAAGTTGTATAAATGATGACAGAAGTGTTGAAAGAAATGTTAATGAGGAAGTCGTGGAAGAGGACGAAATAGAGAAAGGGGataacattaataatagttgtagtaacagtaacaatgACAAAGAGAAGTTCAACTTGTTTCATATGGGCAATAGAACTATGAAGAATGTGAAcctagataaaaaaaaattatatgaactgTATGAATCCATTAATTCTTATGATAAGTGGGACGTGGAAAAGATAAACTATACTAATAGTAAAACGGCAGAAACGAAGACAATTGTAGTAGAGAAAAGATTCAACACATCTCTTGGAAGTGATAGagatatttttcatatagaCAATTATTACGATATGTTTGAAGAGGATGGGAACAATGGAAGTGCAACAAACACCGAGGTGCTTGAGGACGACAGGGATTTAGCTAAAATTGGAGGAAAAAACCAATACAGTAAGATGTTTCCCCCAAATGATCCTCGTGTTACATTGGAAGTACAGAATGATTACTACTTTGCAGATGAAgatatttactttttcaaTCATTTCAATGATTCTAACTATTCGCAATTTCTAGAAACCATTGACTGTAACAagaatgtttattttaattacttGAATAGAAAAAAGCCTATTAAAAATTTGAGCAGCCGTCAAATTGTGGAAGTATTGTTATGCCATTCGAGGGGATTATTCCACGAGGGGGAAGTAGGCATATTGGGAAAAACGGAGATCGATGTATATGAGCACATGGGATGTAAGAAAAATATCGGCGTAGTGCACTCAAATCATGACTATCCTAACTTTCGGAATAGCTACACCATCTTCAATAGTGTAAAACACGAAAAGAAGGATTTTTCGAGGAAAGGGGGGGTAATTACCCCTGGGGATAGAGTTATCTTAGAAAGGTTAGTAGACGCGGTCTATGTGGATGCAGAAATCGtgggaaataaaaataatagcagtGGTGTAAATGATGGTAATGACAGAAGCCACTACGGTAGTGCTGATCTTTACAGACGAAGCTGCTCCAATCGCTTACTTTACGCAAACTTGCTAAACCGAATAGAGTTCATTAGTCTTTCTTTTAGCCTAAAGGaaagtatttttatcattgcATTTTTTTACCTGCAAAATTCCTTACCACTTGAAGTgctaaataaattaatgcaaaattttttgtgCCAATTGCAGTTACTAAGTATTGAGCAGGTattaatacttttaaaaatttatggaacttggaaaaataattatgatgaCTTTGTTCATGCattgttaatttattttttcaacatAAGAATTACTTCGGGCAGTGGAACGGGTGCATATGTGGGTGGAACAGCGGATAGTCATTATTGGTCAGCGAGGAAGGCGGAAAAGGAAAGCACGAAAGCAAGAGGAATAGCACAAGGAATAGCAAAAGAAACAGCAACAGGAATAGCACAAGGAATAGAAGAAGGAAATGCAAATATAGCAACAAGAGGAAAGGAAAGAGAGGGGCATACGAACAACCCTAGCAGGGATGCCACCATGATAGATATAACgaataacataatttttttaaaaatatgcctACAAAACAACATTCGTATAAATAAAGCTttgatcattttttattccaaGCGGCATTTGCCCTTTTATAAGAAAGAGGATTTTTTACTGATCTTCCaatgcttttattttttaacggataaaaaaagtaatagcATTTTTCGTGAAATGATCAAGCACTTTCCTTTTCAACTTAGCAAAGAAATACaagaaaaggagaaaaagtTGACAAGTTCgataaatttagaaaaattggCAAAATTAGAGAGATCAACAAATTCATCAAGTTTAACATGTTTAACAAATATTCGAAAAATTTTACAAGAACCGCGAAAAATTGCCGTCttgaaattaaattttgaagAACTACAAATAGTGTTGTCTTCATTAAATAACATGAACAGTTCAGAATTTTacgaaaatgtaaaattatgtCTAACAAATGATTATTACAACtttaatgatatttttaaagcgGAAAAAACGTTAAACGGATTAGAAGAATATGATCATGAGTGTGAACATGAGCGTAGGCATGAATATGTGCATAAACATATGCATTTGCATGAGCAGCTGGCAGGAGAACGTTTGGGTAAATCTTCCTGCACACGGGATAATAACAGTCTGCGCCATAAGCGGTTACTACAAGTGAACATTCATGTgataaattttcttatttttcataatattatcaCAATGATAAGCGAATTTGTAGCGTTCCCCTTCTTCCGGAGGAATGATCTATTCGACTTGATGAAAAATGAGAAACAGTCCAATGACAAAATAGACTTTAATGATGAAGAAGTTACATTTGATATACTCATTAAGATGAACACTCACAGAGttgatgaaaatatatgtattaaggAGTTGAGCTCTTCCGAGCGCTATAATGAGATAGACAATAGTACCAACGGAAATGAAGCGCATATAGATACTGCTTACATAGGAAGCGGATTAGTTCGCTTAAGTGCAATAGATGTAAAAGATTTATTTATCTGCAATAGAGAcgatttaaataaatttttatatcattatgaaaaaataatacttaaaaaGGTTTCTCTCACATTTTTAAccaattgtatatattttataaatgaatatataacaaGTTTTAAAAAGATACTGCTACTAGATATTTGCACAAAAGTAAGTGAAGACATCTTATTCGTGCTTTCCTTTCTTTACTTGAAATTTTTAGTTATTATGAACTCCTTAAATGGCTGTAATAAAAAGATCATGTTGTTTCATTACTCGAAAATTGTACCACTCAACTACGAAGTTATAAGGAGAAAGGAAAAACTAAGCAGTTATGTATTTCTCTATTACAATCTGATTAAGGGCAGTAAAGAGCACAATCGTCAGCTACCTCAAAATGAATGGAAGACAAGTGATAAAAATCTTCTTTGTAATAATAGCTATCTATTAAGCAATTCAATTTTTAACAcgctatttttaatatttcaaaatttttttgacaCTATCAAACTAAATTTCAGTACTACCATATTCACATGCAACATAAACATTATGCTCCTTACCCTCTcgttatatacatacaacaTGATAAGAGGGCGAGGAAATTATAGCGGTGGAACAAATAGCAGTAGTGCAACGAATTATCTCGGAGCAACCAACTGCATCGGTGCAACAAATTATTACGATTCTTGCCTTAACCTTTCCCCCGACACTCTTAGTAACAACTCTTCGGATATAGTTGCACGGGGTAGTATTGCTATTTCGAAGGAGATCAGTGCAACATTATTAGGTCTTATGGACAgtatcatttcttttttttccgtttACAAGTCGAGGTATTATGAAGGACGGTTGAGTGATTCCGAGGTCATACATCTGGTCCGTGCCCTATCTTACTTTATATCAGCTTTGCATTTTTACGAAAACATAGATAAGAATGGATTGAGTAAAAAAAGTAGTAGTTGCATTGTGGCTGGTCATCCGAACATAGACTCATGCGTTGGTCATACTTCAGACGAGGgggagaaaaataaaaaaaaaatcatcgaattttatcattactcgttgtccttttttatttccgaTTTGCGGAAAATATGCTTTTCCGACTTaacagaaataaatatattagagaTGTTTGAGGCTGTTTCtaggatatatattttaatttcattaaataatatttcgtCAGAAGAAGTGGTGTTGATACTCAATCAGTTGATGTGGTATATAgtcaaaaatgaaatgtaCATTAGTAAAGATAATTACCATTTTATTGTTAActcatgtataaatatgaaacaCAACAGAGCATTCTTTATACCTTGCCAAATATTTGATTGGAAGGCTTATGCACAATTGATGCAA GAATGTTTAgaacattatattataaaaaaagaaaaagaaataataaaaaaaaatagtaacagtAGTGTACATGAATAA
- a CDS encoding guanylate kinase, with protein MPKIAPLVICGPSGVGKGTLIKMLLKDFPSSFRFSVSCTTRKKRENERDGIDYYFLNKEDFELKLKQNFFLEHDNYANNLYGTLKSEYDKAEMENKICLFEMNINGVKQLKECNYVSNGIYIFVKPPNTDILLSRLKKRNTENPEQINKRMYELNRELDEANNIDFNMFLVNDDLTKTYEQLKEYLMQSYQHLRSGSGSR; from the coding sequence ATGCCAAAAATAGCCCCACTAGTTATCTGTGGCCCATCTGGAGTAGGGAAAGGTACGCTTATAAAGATGCTCCTCAAAGATTTTCCATCTTCTTTTCGTTTTTCAGTGAGTTGTACAACTagaaaaaagagagaaaatGAAAGAGATGGAATagattactattttttaaataaagaagacTTTGAATTAAAGTTaaagcaaaatttttttttggagcATGATAATTatgcaaataatttatatggaACATTAAAGAGTGAATATGACAAGGcagaaatggaaaataaaatatgtttatttgaaATGAATATTAACGGAGTTAAACAACTGAAGGAATGTAATTATGTTAGTAAcggaatatacatatttgtaaaacCACCCAATACTGATATACTATTAAgcagattaaaaaaaagaaataccgAGAATCccgaacaaataaataaaagaatgtaCGAATTAAATCGAGAACTAGATGAAGCTAATAACATAGACTTTAACATGTTCTTAGTAAATGACGATCTTACAAAAACGTATGAGCAGCTAAAGGAATATTTGATGCAATCCTATCAGCATTTGAGAAGCGGCAGCGGTTCGAGGTGA
- a CDS encoding transcription initiation factor TFIID subunit 7 has protein sequence MEKKKENTIKISLNINTNTKNENYINAYPVGNGYSKIKANSKEVSEALSLIEDIRGGAFHYKDLQEIYFMNDTDLIKIINEIKNVEEKVKNNVGIKNINNSVNMNDHSGIHTNSNNNENVNMINGISSGINKNNSFNYSDDYSQNCKYKNGKGGNVFMLENDVDKACIIRFPLTVANEIKKYLLKKNLELEIEPTSLLNSRFFLIHFKNINKKFYGVLLELSTHIEIHKTLDRTNLYKTNDVSQIIYVYDKDEKHSSNRCSGSNVCRGDNCLTNSKLLERFINNNFQLDCGINSKIDKFHFENHAKLYKYHDIYFAEKLISDYLNANYYDYYDLYVKTYNEMNNHVRIERESNFKQTEIVDEDTNLSDILNSLDNTCNIMNQIEKEKGDITFETLLNYQIDNENYESDVSDLLLGGTYYMRKKK, from the exons atggaaaagaaaaaagaaaatactataaaaatatcgCTTAACATAAATactaatacaaaaaatgaaaattatatcaatGCATATCCTGTAGGCAATGGCTATTCGAAGATTAAAGCAAATTCGAAGGAGGTTTCCGAAGCACT GAGCCTCATTGAAGATATCAGGGGAGGAGCTTTTCACTACAAGGACTTGCAAGAAATATACTTCATGAATGATACGGacctaataaaaattataaatgagATAAAGAATGTGGAGGAGAAGGTAAAGAACAATGTAGGCATCAAAAACATTAATAACAGTGTAAATATGAACGATCATAGCGGTATTCATAcgaatagtaataacaacgAAAACGTAAATATGATTAATGGAATTAGCAGTGgtattaataagaataatagtTTCAATTATAGCGATGACTATAGCCAAAATTGTAAATACAAGAATGGGAAGGGAGGGAATGTATTTATGCTCGAAAATGATGTAGATAAGGCATGCATAATAAGATTTCCATTAACTGTTgcaaatgaaataaaaaaatatttattaaaaaaaaatttggagCTAGAAATAGAACCAACGAGTTTATTAAATTCAAGATTTTtcttaattcattttaaaaatataaataagaaattttatgGTGTTTTACTTGAACTGTCCACACATATAGAAATACACAAAACGCTCGATAGAACCAACCTGTACAAAACAAATGACGTATCACAGATCATTTACGTGTATGATAAAGATGAGAAGCACAGTAGTAACCGCTGTAGTGGCAGTAACGTTTGTAGGGGTGATAATTGCCTGACCAATAGTAAACTTCTTGAACGGTTCATAAATAACAATTTCCAGTTGGACTGTGGAATTAACAGCAAAATTgataaatttcattttgaaaATCATGCAAAACTCTATAAATATCATGATATATACTTTGCCGAAAAACTTATATCTGACTATTTAAATGCTAACTATTATGACTATTATgatttatatgttaaaacATACAATGAGATGAATAATCATGTACGTATAGAACGAGAAAGTAATTTTAAACAAACAGAAATAGTTGATGAAGATACAAACTTATCCGATATATTAAATTCACTTGATAACACatgtaatattatgaatcaaatagaaaaagaaaaaggtgATATCACGTTTGAAACGTTATTAAATTATCAGATAGACAATGAGAATTACGAATCTGATGTTTCCGATTTGTTGCTAGGGGGCACCTATTACATGCGCAAGAAGAAGTGA
- a CDS encoding RNA-binding protein produces MSIKSKIDMSLDELIEKENIKVNQKAPNEKKIVNKFIEKNSGQKYLHSIIISNVNSNNLELYKKEFSKFGRIYNIFHDNDKKITYVKYDNKNSCDNAISTMNNKTLDGDTISIILGKKILDKKNNKSINQNYNMINNNMNNSKIIPSYKMPMYNPSPPPYYMNNNFTPYNNNMPYPNTYQNNFYEKHMPPFNNNKNIYDTHKNNTIIVTNVPTYLNAEDIFSAFQETGKIVDVQILMNEKRKLTGIVSIEYEKNESASDAVRMYDGGFLNDNRIRVFLDCR; encoded by the exons atgagtataaaaagcaaaattgaTATGAGTTTAGATGAACTCATAGagaaggaaaatattaaagttaATCAGAAAGCCccaaatgagaaaaaaattgttaataaatttatagaaaaaaattcag GTCAAAAGTATTTGCATagtataattatttcaaatGTTAACAGCAATAATCTAGAATTGTATAAAAAAGAGTTTAGTAAATTTggaagaatatataatatttttcatgatAATGACAAGAAAATTAC atatgtaaaatatgataataaaaattcgtGTGATAATGCTATAAGTACTATGAACAACAAAACTTTGGATGGCGATACGATAAGCATTATACTG gggaaaaaaattctggacaaaaaaaacaataagagtattaatcaaaattataacatgattaacaataatatgaataatagtaaaataattcCATCTTATAAAATGCCCATGTATAATCCAAGCCCCCCTCCatattatatgaacaataattttactccttataacaataatatgcCTTACCCTAATACTTACCAAAACAATTTTTACGAAAAACATATGCCCCcctttaataataataagaatatatatg ACacgcataaaaataatacaataattgTGACAAACGTTCCGACATACTTGAATGCTGAAGATATTTTCTCGGCTTTTCAAGAAACGGGAAAAATTGTCGATGTGCAGATACTCATGAATGAAAAA AGAAAATTAACTGGAATTGTGAGTATCgagtatgaaaaaaatgaatcaGCTTCAGATGCAGTACGAATGTATGATGGTGGTTTCTTGAATGACAATAGAATTAGGGTTTTTTTAGACTGTCGTTAg